A DNA window from Pseudodesulfovibrio thermohalotolerans contains the following coding sequences:
- a CDS encoding manganese-dependent inorganic pyrophosphatase, protein MAILVVGHKNPDTDTVASAIGAADLYSKRGMEAKAVTQGEIAPESAFVLEKFGFAAPEIVTDATDQKIILVDHTDISQTIDNLDKGELLAVVDHHKLGDVTTPGPLEMWVWPVGCSATVLKSMYDFYNVEIPANIAGILLCAILSDTVMFKSVTCTDADKAAVEALAKIAGVDDVMALGMEMFKVKSAVDGASANELVFRDYKDFDMAGNKVGIGQLEVVDLSMLDAHKDALQAEIEKVKADGRHSVFLLLTDIMKEGSEMLIASEDPAVVEKAFGIATKGESVWLDGVMSRKKQVAPNFIKAFEG, encoded by the coding sequence ATGGCTATTTTGGTTGTTGGACACAAGAACCCCGATACCGACACCGTTGCTTCCGCGATCGGTGCCGCCGACCTGTACAGCAAACGTGGCATGGAGGCCAAGGCCGTCACTCAGGGCGAGATCGCTCCCGAAAGCGCATTCGTGCTTGAGAAGTTTGGCTTCGCCGCTCCCGAAATCGTCACCGACGCCACCGACCAGAAGATTATCCTGGTCGACCACACCGACATTTCCCAGACCATCGACAATCTGGACAAGGGTGAGCTCCTGGCCGTCGTCGACCATCACAAGCTGGGCGACGTGACCACTCCCGGTCCCCTGGAAATGTGGGTTTGGCCCGTGGGCTGTTCCGCCACTGTTCTGAAGTCCATGTACGACTTCTACAACGTGGAAATCCCGGCCAACATCGCCGGTATCCTGCTGTGCGCCATCCTGAGCGACACCGTCATGTTCAAGTCCGTTACCTGCACCGATGCCGATAAGGCTGCCGTCGAAGCCCTGGCCAAGATCGCCGGTGTCGATGACGTCATGGCCCTTGGCATGGAGATGTTCAAGGTCAAGTCCGCTGTTGACGGCGCTTCCGCCAACGAGCTGGTTTTCCGTGATTACAAAGACTTCGATATGGCTGGCAACAAGGTCGGTATCGGCCAGTTGGAAGTTGTCGATCTGTCCATGCTCGACGCTCATAAGGACGCCCTGCAGGCCGAGATCGAAAAGGTCAAGGCTGACGGCCGTCACTCCGTCTTCCTGCTCCTGACCGACATCATGAAGGAAGGCTCCGAGATGCTCATCGCTTCCGAGGATCCCGCGGTTGTCGAGAAGGCTTTCGGTATCGCTACCAAGGGCGAGTCCGTCTGGTTGGACGGCGTCATGAGCCGCAAGAAGCAGGTCGCCCCCAACTTCATCAAGGCCTTCGAAGGCTAA
- a CDS encoding PTS sugar transporter subunit IIA, with the protein MVAKTGKKDGVIGVVLVTHGTFGESLLQAAEMVMGPQVNCLAVGIDVQKGVDEALEGVRKAIQSLEQGKGVLALTDLFGGSPTTMSLSLMKAENVEVITGVNLPMLVAALQGRTMKLHDLAEQAMVAGQQGIKVAGAMLRKKAKK; encoded by the coding sequence ATGGTTGCAAAAACTGGAAAAAAGGACGGAGTGATCGGCGTGGTACTGGTCACGCACGGTACCTTCGGCGAAAGCTTGCTTCAGGCGGCGGAGATGGTCATGGGTCCTCAGGTAAATTGCCTGGCCGTGGGCATTGACGTGCAGAAGGGTGTGGACGAGGCTCTGGAGGGCGTGCGAAAGGCTATCCAGTCCCTGGAACAGGGAAAGGGTGTCCTGGCTCTTACCGATTTGTTCGGCGGTTCTCCCACGACCATGTCCCTTTCTCTTATGAAAGCGGAAAATGTCGAGGTCATCACCGGTGTCAACCTGCCCATGCTTGTGGCGGCCCTGCAGGGGCGGACCATGAAACTGCACGATCTAGCCGAACAGGCCATGGTCGCGGGACAGCAGGGGATCAAGGTCGCCGGAGCGATGCTGCGTAAAAAAGCAAAGAAGTAG
- a CDS encoding PTS sugar transporter subunit IIB — protein sequence MTLVRIDNRLIHGQIIETWLPYTGARTVIVANDELAHDILQQEIMSLAIPQAVKSSFITVEEVPEAVTKLSSNSGEYAAIILFSNCSDARRAFDSGFGFHVLNIGNVHYSPGKRQISPSVALSDEDETCLRHLNKKGVELDFRCVPNDPIQVRF from the coding sequence GTGACTCTCGTTCGTATCGACAATCGCTTGATTCACGGCCAGATCATCGAGACGTGGCTGCCGTATACCGGGGCCAGGACCGTCATCGTTGCCAACGATGAGCTGGCCCATGACATTCTGCAGCAGGAGATCATGTCTTTGGCTATTCCCCAGGCGGTGAAAAGTTCCTTCATCACCGTGGAGGAAGTGCCTGAAGCCGTTACCAAGCTGAGTTCCAATTCCGGCGAATACGCCGCCATCATCCTTTTTTCCAACTGTTCCGATGCGCGCCGCGCCTTCGATTCGGGGTTCGGTTTTCATGTGCTCAACATCGGAAACGTTCACTACAGCCCGGGCAAACGGCAGATTTCGCCGAGCGTGGCCTTGTCCGACGAAGACGAGACCTGCCTGCGGCATCTCAACAAAAAGGGCGTGGAGCTGGATTTTCGATGTGTTCCCAATGACCCCATACAGGTGAGGTTCTAG
- a CDS encoding PTS sugar transporter subunit IIC produces MVCTGRFFFALFSLFRSALSIGLLERPLVVGFFWGAATGEFTTSLYIAIFFELFWLDLIPAGTYIPPQLTAATFSALTLTTYFGLDQPSRIMPVLFASMPLAWIGTKVEGWLREREQGSYNMLLNWARNPGTVHLPGMLILRSMTRNLFMSWISFLAAVLVLKQGFEIIFTLYPAIFTRLGVTWAYLWVAASLGGLMALRLKRAYVVLTTGIILFSLFLLWPRF; encoded by the coding sequence CTGGTTTGCACTGGTCGCTTTTTTTTTGCCCTCTTCTCCCTTTTTCGTTCAGCGCTGAGCATCGGGCTACTTGAGCGTCCCCTGGTGGTGGGTTTCTTCTGGGGAGCAGCCACTGGCGAGTTTACCACCAGCCTTTACATCGCCATTTTCTTCGAGCTGTTCTGGCTCGACCTCATTCCGGCGGGCACTTACATTCCACCGCAGCTTACCGCCGCGACGTTTTCCGCACTGACGCTGACCACCTACTTTGGTCTGGACCAACCCTCCAGGATCATGCCTGTGCTTTTCGCCAGTATGCCGCTGGCCTGGATAGGCACCAAGGTGGAAGGGTGGTTGCGCGAACGTGAGCAGGGAAGCTACAATATGCTGTTGAACTGGGCGCGCAATCCCGGCACCGTCCATCTCCCTGGAATGCTCATTTTGCGTTCCATGACGAGAAATCTGTTCATGAGCTGGATTTCCTTTCTGGCTGCTGTCCTTGTCCTCAAGCAGGGGTTTGAGATCATATTCACATTGTATCCGGCTATCTTTACGCGATTGGGCGTGACCTGGGCCTACCTTTGGGTGGCCGCATCTCTCGGGGGCCTAATGGCTCTGCGCCTGAAACGGGCTTATGTCGTTCTTACGACGGGCATAATTCTTTTCTCGCTTTTCTTACTTTGGCCTCGCTTTTAG